A single window of Pelagicoccus enzymogenes DNA harbors:
- the cyoE gene encoding heme o synthase, with protein sequence MSKKPLETWLALNLMYIKANQADLAYNGSMKPDYVQQAVAPLAKRSAAEATATARALFALTKPRLAFFTILTAIATYVATADGHGLLHACVTLFGVSCSAGGALSLNQWLERKLDARMERTCQRPLPARQVSPRSALLFSASLSFIGILTLGTMVSPISAFLALTTILVYGFVYTPLKRRTRWATEIGALSGALPPLIGTAATGNPTAPIGTSLFLIILIWQMPHFYAIGWRYRADYRNAGFRLLSTRDYDGRKTARWTLGYSLALLALPIVLYGFGLAALPLLIAATLAGSDLTLAAFRFCRSKSEQSSKRLFFATIRYLPIALTGACIPY encoded by the coding sequence TTGTCAAAGAAACCGCTCGAAACCTGGCTCGCTCTTAACTTGATGTACATCAAAGCAAACCAGGCCGACCTAGCCTACAATGGATCCATGAAGCCCGACTACGTTCAACAAGCCGTTGCTCCGCTAGCGAAACGCTCCGCCGCCGAAGCGACGGCAACGGCACGCGCCCTTTTCGCGTTAACCAAACCGCGCCTCGCCTTTTTCACAATACTCACCGCCATCGCCACCTATGTTGCCACCGCCGATGGACATGGACTGCTGCACGCCTGCGTCACTCTCTTCGGCGTAAGCTGCTCCGCAGGCGGAGCCTTGTCGCTCAATCAGTGGCTCGAGCGCAAACTCGACGCCCGCATGGAACGCACTTGCCAACGTCCGCTGCCAGCCCGCCAGGTCAGCCCCCGCTCAGCTCTATTGTTCAGCGCCAGCTTGTCATTCATCGGTATCCTAACTTTGGGCACGATGGTTTCGCCCATTTCCGCCTTCCTAGCCCTCACCACTATTCTGGTCTACGGTTTCGTATACACGCCCCTCAAACGGCGCACTCGCTGGGCCACCGAGATCGGCGCCCTCTCAGGAGCCTTGCCGCCCCTGATCGGCACTGCTGCCACAGGCAATCCCACGGCGCCCATCGGAACTTCACTGTTCTTGATCATACTCATCTGGCAAATGCCGCACTTCTACGCCATCGGTTGGCGCTACCGGGCTGACTACCGCAACGCCGGCTTCCGGCTGCTTTCCACCCGCGACTACGACGGCCGCAAAACTGCCCGCTGGACCCTTGGCTATTCGTTAGCCCTGCTCGCTCTCCCTATCGTGCTCTATGGATTCGGGCTAGCCGCTCTGCCGCTGCTCATCGCCGCCACCTTGGCTGGCAGCGACCTCACCCTCGCCGCCTTCCGTTTCTGTCGTAGCAAAAGCGAGCAGAGCTCAAAGCGGCTCTTCTTCGCTACCATTCGCTACCTTCCCATCGCCCTGACGGGAGCTTGCATTCCGTATTGA
- a CDS encoding cytochrome C oxidase subunit II, whose protein sequence is MSLTVPEKGWYKAPEGAEKLWIGLALVWCMVMSVMMPYWHFRGKQNSRGEAYSVEPAAFMERTTTFVESGTVGDWNGIPIVEPPPGGEAYLAARMWSWYPALKLRKGETYRLHLSALDLNHGFSLQPLNMNFQVLPGYDHVLTITPTSTGEFTIVCNEFCGIGHDKMIGKIFVE, encoded by the coding sequence ATGAGCCTTACAGTTCCGGAAAAAGGTTGGTACAAGGCGCCGGAAGGCGCGGAGAAGCTGTGGATCGGACTGGCATTAGTCTGGTGCATGGTGATGAGCGTGATGATGCCGTACTGGCATTTTCGTGGAAAACAGAACAGTCGCGGCGAAGCCTACTCGGTGGAGCCGGCGGCGTTTATGGAGCGAACCACGACGTTCGTGGAGTCCGGTACGGTCGGGGATTGGAATGGTATCCCGATCGTGGAGCCACCTCCGGGCGGCGAAGCTTACTTGGCGGCGCGGATGTGGAGCTGGTATCCGGCTCTGAAACTGCGCAAAGGCGAGACCTATCGCTTGCACCTGTCGGCGCTCGATTTGAATCACGGCTTTTCCTTGCAGCCCTTGAACATGAATTTCCAGGTGCTGCCGGGCTACGACCATGTGCTGACAATTACGCCGACTTCGACCGGCGAGTTCACGATCGTGTGCAACGAGTTTTGCGGGATCGGTCACGACAAGATGATCGGCAAGATATTTGTGGAATGA
- a CDS encoding cbb3-type cytochrome c oxidase subunit I produces MATNSTSETRTCDTTGLPVCLTAQLFIKLSAVCAVVFLLLGGVAAILLALTRWQTIHLLPVDWFYRILTFHGLNMLIFWILFFEVAVLYFACTVPLKAKLFSRKVAWVGFIMMLVGAVMVDYIILKGKADVLMTSYLPLLAHPAFYLGIILVAVGTLIGVFNFFATLYVAKRDRTYEGSVPLVTFGATAAAIIAVVTLLHGAIVMIPTFTFAMGWTPEPDPMWYRTIWWGLGHQSQQVNVCAMVAIWYLVGYLATGAKPINETVCRGAFVLYILFINLASAHHLLVDPAVGATWKIWNTSYAMYLAVLASMIHGFTVPASVEMAMRYKGYTKGLFGWVTKLPWRNPAFSAAVLSVVIFGFIGGITGVTLGTQQINIIAHNTLRITGHFHATVVGGTSLAFMGLTYYVIPLIFQRDFIGKGWARIQPWLFGGGILMVSLGMSFAGSLGVPRRDYDIEPAGVYGASSHLFLGIMGVGAIIAVLALLIFVLLCVGTLLFGKKNAGRPIYDWGTAVALPGADESKVDAHWGMKGTIALTAVFLMCFAVYYFANWKALADVWPVQ; encoded by the coding sequence ATGGCTACGAATTCTACATCTGAAACGCGCACTTGCGATACGACTGGCTTGCCGGTCTGTCTGACGGCGCAACTGTTTATCAAGCTCAGCGCGGTGTGCGCGGTGGTCTTTCTATTGCTCGGGGGCGTGGCGGCGATCTTGCTGGCCTTGACACGCTGGCAGACGATTCACTTGTTGCCCGTCGACTGGTTTTACCGGATCCTGACCTTCCATGGCCTGAACATGCTGATCTTTTGGATCCTCTTTTTCGAGGTAGCGGTCTTGTACTTTGCTTGTACTGTACCGCTGAAGGCGAAGCTGTTCTCTCGCAAGGTCGCGTGGGTCGGCTTTATCATGATGCTGGTCGGAGCGGTGATGGTCGACTACATCATTCTCAAGGGAAAAGCGGACGTCTTGATGACGAGCTATCTTCCCTTGCTGGCTCACCCGGCCTTTTATCTTGGAATTATCCTAGTCGCGGTGGGTACCTTGATCGGCGTATTTAACTTCTTCGCTACCTTGTATGTGGCGAAACGCGATAGGACCTACGAAGGTTCCGTGCCGTTGGTGACCTTTGGAGCGACCGCTGCTGCGATCATTGCAGTGGTGACGCTGCTTCATGGGGCGATCGTGATGATCCCGACCTTCACGTTTGCCATGGGTTGGACTCCTGAGCCAGACCCCATGTGGTACCGTACCATCTGGTGGGGACTGGGGCACCAATCCCAGCAGGTGAACGTCTGCGCCATGGTGGCCATTTGGTACTTGGTCGGCTACTTGGCGACAGGGGCTAAGCCTATCAACGAAACGGTGTGTCGCGGCGCCTTTGTGCTTTACATCCTGTTCATCAATCTTGCCTCCGCCCACCACTTGCTGGTGGACCCGGCGGTGGGAGCTACCTGGAAGATCTGGAATACGTCCTATGCTATGTACTTGGCTGTATTGGCATCGATGATACACGGATTTACCGTGCCTGCTTCCGTCGAGATGGCCATGCGCTACAAGGGGTATACCAAAGGCTTGTTCGGTTGGGTGACGAAACTGCCCTGGCGCAATCCCGCGTTCTCGGCGGCAGTACTGTCGGTGGTAATCTTCGGATTCATCGGAGGGATCACCGGCGTGACCCTTGGCACTCAGCAGATCAACATTATTGCCCACAATACCCTGCGCATCACAGGGCATTTCCACGCAACAGTGGTAGGAGGCACATCGCTCGCCTTCATGGGACTGACCTACTATGTGATCCCGCTGATCTTCCAACGCGACTTTATTGGGAAAGGCTGGGCCCGTATCCAGCCGTGGCTGTTTGGCGGAGGAATTCTGATGGTCTCATTGGGCATGTCCTTTGCCGGTTCCTTGGGCGTCCCGCGTCGCGACTACGACATCGAGCCAGCAGGCGTGTATGGGGCTTCCTCGCACCTTTTCCTCGGGATCATGGGCGTGGGTGCAATCATCGCGGTCTTGGCGTTGCTGATTTTCGTGCTGCTTTGCGTCGGGACCTTGTTGTTCGGCAAGAAAAATGCGGGACGTCCTATCTACGATTGGGGAACCGCAGTGGCTTTGCCCGGAGCGGACGAGAGCAAGGTTGACGCCCATTGGGGTATGAAGGGCACGATCGCTCTGACGGCAGTTTTCCTGATGTGTTTCGCAGTTTACTATTTCGCGAACTGGAAAGCCTTGGCCGACGTTTGGCCCGTGCAGTAA